The following are encoded in a window of Sulfitobacter sp. S190 genomic DNA:
- a CDS encoding Lrp/AsnC ligand binding domain-containing protein, which yields MSTCVFIQIRCTPGSTYRVAEAIALREIHSELYSTSGDFDLLMKLYIPAGEDVGVYINDKLLDIEGIERSLTTMTFKVF from the coding sequence ATGAGCACCTGTGTTTTTATCCAGATCCGCTGCACGCCGGGCAGCACCTACAGGGTGGCCGAGGCGATCGCGCTGCGAGAAATCCATTCGGAGCTCTATTCCACATCGGGTGATTTCGATCTGCTGATGAAGCTTTACATTCCGGCGGGCGAGGATGTCGGCGTCTATATCAACGACAAGCTGCTGGATATCGAGGGGATCGAACGGTCCCTGACCACCATGACATTCAAGGTCTTTTGA
- a CDS encoding efflux RND transporter periplasmic adaptor subunit, with product MIRTALAICLLAAFPVSLAAQEAGPLVKIAPVQVQSGEQVRQFFGNVVAKETVDLAFQVGGQVMKLPIIEGQPLPQGALVAELDLRPFELALDQARVQLDQANRTLERLEKLQGSTVSQVTVDDAQTQAELARIAVENAERSLSDAKLTSPFDGLVASRNIAQFATVAAGTPVARLHDMSDLRVEIEVPEILFQRASSETQVKLMARFPSVDTPFELQIREFTAETSQVGQTFKITLGMAPPEGLTILPGSSVTVTATLFGDAGGAISVPGSAVVTANDGTATVMVFEPAGAAEGTVSRVPVEITPTATGDVAVTAGLQDGQEIVVSGANQLDDGAAVRRFTGFAN from the coding sequence ATGATCCGCACTGCCCTTGCGATATGCCTGTTGGCCGCTTTTCCCGTCAGCCTTGCCGCGCAGGAGGCAGGCCCGCTTGTCAAAATCGCGCCGGTGCAGGTGCAATCGGGTGAGCAGGTCCGGCAGTTTTTCGGCAATGTCGTGGCCAAAGAGACCGTCGATCTGGCGTTTCAGGTGGGCGGGCAGGTGATGAAGCTGCCGATTATCGAAGGCCAGCCGCTGCCGCAGGGGGCATTGGTCGCCGAGCTGGATCTGCGCCCGTTCGAATTGGCGCTGGATCAGGCGCGGGTGCAGCTGGATCAGGCGAACCGGACGCTGGAGCGGCTGGAGAAGCTGCAGGGCAGCACGGTCAGTCAGGTGACGGTTGACGATGCCCAGACGCAGGCGGAGCTGGCGCGTATCGCGGTGGAAAACGCGGAGCGGTCGCTGAGTGATGCCAAGCTGACGTCGCCTTTTGACGGTCTGGTGGCGAGCCGCAACATCGCGCAGTTCGCCACGGTGGCGGCGGGAACGCCGGTGGCGCGCCTGCATGACATGTCCGATTTGCGGGTCGAGATCGAGGTGCCGGAAATCCTGTTCCAGCGGGCCAGCAGCGAGACGCAGGTCAAGCTGATGGCGCGGTTCCCGTCGGTCGACACGCCGTTCGAGCTGCAGATCCGTGAATTTACCGCCGAGACAAGCCAGGTCGGCCAGACCTTCAAGATTACGCTGGGCATGGCGCCGCCCGAGGGGCTGACGATTCTGCCCGGATCGTCGGTGACGGTGACGGCGACGCTGTTCGGGGACGCTGGCGGGGCGATCAGCGTGCCGGGGTCGGCGGTGGTGACGGCCAATGACGGCACGGCGACGGTCATGGTGTTCGAGCCGGCGGGTGCTGCCGAGGGCACGGTCAGCCGTGTGCCTGTCGAGATCACGCCGACCGCCACGGGCGATGTGGCGGTGACGGCGGGGTTGCAGGACGGTCAGGAGATCGTGGTGAGCGGTGCCAACCAGCTGGACGACGGGGCGGCGGTGCGCCGCTTTACCGGTTTCGCGAACTGA
- a CDS encoding efflux RND transporter permease subunit — translation MNIAQGSINRPLMTWLLILGCLFGGIWGFFSLGRLEDPAFTIKTAVVVTEYPGASAAQVAREVTEPLESSIQTMAEVKEIRSMNQPGLSWITVDMKDQYDGSALPQIWTKLRQEVNGTRLPSGAQRPFVNDGFGDVFGIYYAVTAPGYTDREKYELATYLRRELLTVEGVADVSLSGVPNEVILVEPDLVIMTNQNVPPAAIVGAIAGADTVVDGGTLQGTQGRTLIQGPEGNDTVSEIAGLTVGVGGEILNLFDFADVYRSRELTPSLMVRHNGEDAFTLGIAGIATENIVDVGKRADAKLAELAPAIPLGVKLNPIYQQHVVVEEASNDFLVNLAMSVAIVVVVLAVFMGPRAAVVVGTTLLLTVVGTLLFMALFSIEMERISLGALIIAMGMLVDNAIVVAEGMQISMRRGKTSREAASEAAGKTQIPLLGATVIGIMAFAGIGLSPDSTGEFLFSLFAVIGISLMLSWVLALTVTPLLGHYFFKQGTEGGDDDAYGGLIFRAYGTFLRACIRLWYVVLAALVVITVVCIGLFGSIKQQFFPDSNTPLFFVDYKLRQGASIFETSRDLALLEEWLLEQEDVVSTTAYVGQGGDRFMLTYQAEDPNPSYGHIIVRTPGIEEIAPLIDGLRAYADATVPQGELRAKRLAFGPGGGDPIEARLSGPEPEILRNLADEAMARMIAASDDIVAPRIDWREMEQVLRPVYATDRGQQAGITRDTITDAFRFATDGIEGGVYREGERQIPILLRNDPDAGLALTDQVVYSETGQSFVPLEQVIDGMVFEPQNTLMMRRDRVLTITVGADVRKGLTASEVQAQVTQTIEEMQLPAGYRMEWGGELESSSDAQASLNKQLPLSLLVMVLISVLLFNALRQPLIIWLLVPMSVNGVSLGLLGTGLPFTFTALLGLLSLSGMLIKNGIVLVEEIDIVRREKPQAPLIDSIVEASTSRVRPVILAAATTILGMIPLIWDAFFQSMAVTIMGGLAFASILTLIAAPVLYYVMFIRSRNAAAA, via the coding sequence ATGAACATTGCACAAGGATCGATCAACCGCCCGCTGATGACGTGGCTTTTGATCCTCGGCTGCCTTTTCGGAGGCATCTGGGGGTTCTTTTCGCTGGGCCGGCTGGAGGATCCGGCGTTCACGATCAAGACGGCCGTGGTGGTCACCGAATACCCCGGTGCCAGCGCGGCACAGGTCGCCCGCGAGGTGACCGAGCCGCTTGAATCGTCGATCCAGACGATGGCGGAGGTCAAGGAAATCAGGTCGATGAACCAGCCGGGCCTCAGCTGGATCACGGTAGACATGAAGGACCAGTACGACGGCTCTGCCTTGCCGCAGATCTGGACCAAGCTGCGTCAGGAGGTCAACGGCACGCGCCTGCCCTCGGGGGCGCAGCGGCCCTTTGTCAACGACGGGTTCGGCGATGTGTTTGGCATCTACTATGCGGTGACGGCGCCGGGCTATACCGACCGCGAGAAATACGAGCTGGCGACTTATCTGCGGCGCGAATTGCTGACCGTGGAGGGGGTGGCCGATGTGAGCCTGTCGGGGGTGCCCAACGAGGTGATCCTCGTGGAGCCCGATCTGGTCATCATGACCAACCAGAACGTGCCACCGGCGGCCATCGTGGGTGCGATTGCGGGGGCCGATACCGTGGTGGACGGCGGCACCTTGCAAGGCACGCAGGGCCGGACCCTGATCCAGGGGCCGGAGGGCAACGACACGGTGTCCGAGATTGCGGGTCTGACGGTGGGTGTGGGCGGCGAGATCCTGAACCTGTTCGATTTTGCCGATGTGTACCGCAGCCGCGAGCTGACCCCGAGTTTGATGGTGCGTCACAATGGCGAGGACGCCTTCACGCTGGGGATTGCGGGAATTGCGACGGAAAACATCGTGGATGTGGGCAAACGGGCCGATGCCAAGCTGGCGGAGCTGGCTCCGGCCATCCCGCTGGGGGTCAAGCTGAACCCGATTTACCAGCAACACGTGGTGGTCGAGGAAGCGTCGAACGATTTTCTGGTCAATCTGGCGATGTCGGTGGCGATCGTGGTGGTCGTTCTGGCGGTGTTCATGGGCCCGCGCGCGGCGGTGGTGGTGGGCACCACGCTGCTGCTGACGGTGGTGGGGACACTGTTGTTCATGGCGCTGTTCTCCATCGAGATGGAGCGTATTTCGCTGGGCGCGTTGATCATCGCGATGGGGATGCTGGTGGACAACGCCATCGTGGTCGCGGAGGGCATGCAGATCAGCATGCGGCGCGGCAAGACATCGCGCGAGGCCGCATCGGAGGCGGCGGGCAAGACGCAGATTCCGCTGCTAGGCGCTACGGTGATCGGGATCATGGCGTTTGCGGGCATCGGTCTGTCGCCGGATTCGACCGGTGAGTTCCTGTTCTCGCTGTTTGCCGTCATCGGCATTTCGCTGATGTTGTCGTGGGTGCTGGCGCTGACGGTGACGCCGCTGCTGGGGCATTACTTTTTCAAGCAGGGGACCGAAGGCGGGGATGACGATGCCTATGGCGGTCTGATCTTCCGCGCCTACGGGACGTTCCTGCGGGCCTGTATCCGGCTGTGGTACGTGGTGCTGGCCGCGCTGGTGGTGATCACGGTGGTGTGCATCGGTCTGTTCGGGTCGATCAAGCAGCAGTTTTTCCCCGACAGCAACACGCCGCTGTTCTTTGTGGACTACAAGCTGCGGCAGGGGGCGTCGATTTTCGAGACATCGCGCGATCTGGCGCTGCTGGAGGAGTGGTTGCTGGAGCAGGAGGACGTGGTGTCGACGACCGCCTATGTCGGGCAGGGCGGTGACCGCTTCATGCTGACCTATCAGGCGGAGGACCCCAACCCCAGCTATGGCCACATCATCGTGCGCACGCCGGGTATCGAAGAAATCGCGCCGTTGATCGACGGGCTGCGCGCCTATGCCGACGCGACGGTGCCGCAGGGCGAATTGCGCGCGAAACGGCTGGCCTTTGGTCCGGGGGGCGGTGATCCGATCGAGGCGCGTTTGTCGGGGCCGGAGCCCGAAATCCTGCGCAATCTGGCCGATGAGGCGATGGCCCGCATGATCGCCGCGTCCGACGATATTGTCGCGCCGCGCATCGACTGGCGCGAGATGGAGCAGGTGTTGCGCCCCGTCTATGCCACAGACCGCGGCCAGCAGGCCGGCATCACGCGCGATACGATCACCGATGCGTTCCGCTTTGCCACCGATGGCATCGAGGGCGGTGTGTACCGCGAGGGCGAACGCCAGATCCCGATCCTGTTGCGCAACGATCCCGATGCCGGGCTCGCGCTGACCGATCAGGTGGTCTATTCCGAGACGGGGCAGAGCTTTGTTCCGCTCGAGCAGGTCATCGACGGGATGGTGTTTGAGCCGCAGAACACGCTGATGATGCGCCGCGACCGGGTGCTGACCATCACGGTGGGCGCCGATGTGCGCAAGGGGCTGACGGCCTCGGAAGTGCAGGCGCAGGTGACGCAGACCATCGAGGAGATGCAGCTGCCTGCGGGGTACCGCATGGAGTGGGGCGGCGAATTGGAGAGTTCGTCGGACGCGCAGGCCAGCCTCAACAAGCAATTGCCGCTGAGCCTGCTGGTGATGGTGCTGATTTCGGTGCTGTTGTTCAACGCGCTGCGCCAGCCGCTGATCATCTGGCTGCTGGTCCCGATGAGCGTCAACGGGGTGTCGCTGGGGCTGCTGGGGACGGGATTGCCGTTCACGTTCACGGCGCTGCTGGGCCTGTTGTCCCTGTCGGGGATGCTCATCAAGAACGGGATCGTTCTGGTCGAGGAGATCGACATCGTGCGCCGCGAAAAGCCGCAAGCGCCGCTGATCGACAGCATCGTGGAGGCATCGACATCGCGGGTGCG